In Alphaproteobacteria bacterium, one DNA window encodes the following:
- the rimM gene encoding 16S rRNA processing protein RimM has protein sequence MTDELICLAEITGVHGIRGDVRLRCFTQEPESVDQYGALVDEKGLNPCQVTVLRRAGPGQVIAHITGMDDRTLALAQKGRRLYVPRARLPAPEPDSFYHADLIGLVVQDQAGAAYGQVMSVQDFGAGPVLEIKTDPKAPTLWLPFRAPFIVDVQVSQKILIIDPPILVDAPPPASGDES, from the coding sequence ATGACGGACGAGTTGATCTGTCTGGCCGAGATTACCGGCGTGCATGGCATACGCGGCGATGTGCGATTGCGCTGCTTTACGCAAGAGCCGGAGAGCGTCGATCAATACGGCGCGTTGGTGGACGAAAAAGGCCTCAATCCGTGCCAGGTGACGGTGCTGCGCCGCGCGGGACCGGGACAGGTAATCGCGCATATCACCGGGATGGATGATCGCACGCTGGCCCTGGCTCAAAAGGGGCGGCGCTTATATGTGCCGCGCGCGCGTTTGCCCGCGCCCGAGCCGGACAGTTTTTATCACGCGGACCTCATCGGTTTGGTTGTCCAAGATCAGGCCGGGGCCGCTTATGGCCAGGTGATGAGCGTGCAGGATTTTGGTGCGGGACCGGTATTGGAGATCAAGACAGACCCCAAAGCGCCCACTTTATGGCTGCCTTTTCGCGCGCCTTTTATCGTCGATGTGCAGGTTAGTCAAAAGATTCTGATCATTGATCCGCCCATCCTGGTCGATGCGCCGCCGCCTGCATCCGGGGATGAGTCATGA
- the trmD gene encoding tRNA (guanosine(37)-N1)-methyltransferase TrmD has translation MNEAPAVWTADVLTLFPDMFPGPLGVSLAGKGLEKGLWRLRTHHIRDAATDRHRTVDDTPFGGGAGMVMRPDVVNAALLAVREQAPTQRLIYLTPRGKLLRQTLVRDLAAGAGVILLCGRYEGVDQRVLDAHEVEEISVGDYVLSGGEAAALVLMDACVRLLPGVTGNPDSLSEESFGDGLLEYPHYTRPADWQGRLVPEVLVSGDHAKVAAWRDQQSRDVTQARRPDLWEAWRNRQGSG, from the coding sequence ATGAACGAGGCTCCCGCCGTCTGGACAGCCGATGTCTTGACCCTGTTTCCTGACATGTTCCCCGGCCCCTTAGGGGTAAGTTTGGCGGGGAAAGGCTTGGAAAAAGGGCTGTGGCGGTTGCGGACCCATCATATCCGCGATGCGGCGACCGATCGGCACCGCACGGTGGACGACACGCCTTTCGGGGGCGGGGCCGGCATGGTGATGCGTCCGGATGTGGTTAATGCGGCGCTTTTAGCGGTGCGCGAACAGGCGCCGACGCAACGCTTGATTTATCTGACCCCGCGCGGCAAACTGCTGCGCCAGACGCTGGTGCGCGACTTGGCGGCCGGGGCGGGCGTTATTCTGCTGTGCGGTCGCTATGAGGGCGTCGATCAGCGCGTGTTGGACGCCCACGAGGTCGAAGAGATCAGCGTGGGCGATTATGTGCTTTCGGGCGGTGAGGCTGCGGCGCTGGTTTTGATGGATGCCTGCGTGCGCTTATTGCCGGGAGTGACCGGCAATCCGGATTCGCTGAGCGAGGAAAGCTTTGGCGATGGGTTGTTGGAATATCCGCACTACACGCGGCCCGCCGATTGGCAAGGCCGCCTTGTGCCGGAGGTTTTGGTTTCGGGCGATCATGCCAAGGTCGCCGCCTGGCGCGACCAGCAATCTCGTGACGTCACGCAAGCACGACGTCCGGATCTGTGGGAAGCTTGGCGCAACAGGCAAGGTTCAGGTTAG
- the rplS gene encoding 50S ribosomal protein L19 has translation MQNIIEMLEQEAQAKLAQGKSIPVFSPGDTLRVNVKVIEGTRERLQAFEGVCIGRRDAGVHSSFTVRKISYGEGVERVFPLFSPRLESITLVRRGEVRRAKLYYLRGLRGKSARISERTTGHSLEASSKSKAAAKG, from the coding sequence ATGCAGAACATCATTGAAATGCTCGAACAGGAAGCCCAGGCCAAGTTGGCGCAGGGTAAATCCATCCCCGTCTTCTCGCCCGGCGATACGCTGCGGGTGAATGTGAAGGTCATCGAAGGCACGCGCGAACGCTTGCAGGCCTTCGAAGGCGTGTGCATCGGGCGTCGTGACGCCGGCGTGCATTCGTCCTTCACCGTGCGCAAGATCAGCTATGGCGAGGGCGTGGAGCGCGTGTTCCCGCTGTTCAGCCCGCGTCTTGAGTCGATCACTCTGGTGCGTCGCGGCGAAGTGCGCCGCGCCAAGCTGTATTATCTGCGCGGTCTGCGTGGCAAATCGGCCCGTATCTCCGAACGCACCACGGGCCACAGCCTGGAAGCGTCCAGCAAGTCCAAGGCCGCCGCCAAAGGCTGA
- the erpA gene encoding iron-sulfur cluster insertion protein ErpA, producing MSELEVILTERAAARIARLAQIEGNPQLMLRVAVAGGGCSGFRYDLTFDDQVQQGDVVISQNGARVVIDEVSLGYLEGAKIDYVSDLMEESFRIENPKAKTSCGCGASFST from the coding sequence ATGTCAGAGCTTGAGGTCATCCTAACTGAACGCGCCGCCGCACGCATCGCCCGTCTTGCGCAGATCGAGGGCAACCCTCAATTGATGCTGCGCGTCGCCGTGGCAGGCGGCGGATGCTCGGGCTTCCGCTATGACCTGACCTTTGACGATCAGGTCCAACAGGGCGATGTGGTCATCAGCCAAAACGGCGCGCGCGTGGTGATCGATGAGGTCTCCTTGGGGTATCTGGAAGGGGCTAAGATCGATTATGTATCTGATCTTATGGAAGAATCATTCAGAATTGAAAATCCGAAAGCCAAAACCTCCTGTGGCTGTGGTGCATCATTCTCAACCTGA
- a CDS encoding 1-(5-phosphoribosyl)-5-((5-phosphoribosylamino)methylideneamino)imidazole-4-carboxamide isomerase (catalyzes the formation of 5-(5-phospho-1-deoxyribulos-1-ylamino)methylideneamino-l-(5-hosphoribosyl)imidazole-4-carboxamide from 1-(5-phosphoribosyl)-5-[(5-phosphoribosylamino)methylideneamino] imidazole-4-carboxamide), producing MLLFPALDIYKGCCVRRRHHRVSGAPLIINENPVHQAKRIMRQGFSWLHLRDLDADRDRREVNREAILAILAASNVPVQLVANPSTVIEIEEWLTHGVARLVLSSMRFPDARMVAELCRRYPGRLAIHIEARDGYVLSGNGYTPPRRALDLALRYEDCGLAALLFTDTTDEGALGCVNIETTIDLAFSLSTPMVVMGGVSSLTELAALKAHEQAGIEGVVCGSALHDGRIRPAEALSLVESCPIPLA from the coding sequence ATGCTGCTTTTCCCAGCCCTGGACATTTACAAAGGCTGCTGCGTGCGCCGCAGGCATCACCGTGTGTCCGGCGCGCCCTTGATTATCAACGAGAACCCGGTGCATCAGGCCAAGCGCATCATGCGCCAAGGATTTTCCTGGCTACATTTGCGCGACCTGGATGCCGACCGAGACAGGCGTGAGGTTAACCGCGAAGCCATTTTAGCCATCCTGGCGGCTTCGAATGTGCCGGTGCAGTTGGTGGCCAATCCCAGCACGGTGATCGAGATCGAGGAATGGTTGACGCATGGAGTGGCGCGTTTGGTCTTATCCAGCATGCGGTTCCCCGATGCGCGCATGGTGGCTGAGCTGTGCCGAAGATATCCGGGACGTTTGGCCATCCATATCGAGGCGCGAGATGGTTATGTCCTCTCAGGTAACGGATATACGCCGCCGCGCCGCGCGCTGGATCTGGCTTTGCGCTACGAGGATTGCGGCCTGGCGGCTCTTTTGTTCACCGACACCACCGACGAAGGCGCGCTGGGCTGCGTGAATATCGAGACCACCATCGACCTGGCGTTTTCCCTCAGCACGCCGATGGTTGTGATGGGCGGCGTGTCCAGCCTGACCGAGCTTGCGGCTCTGAAGGCCCATGAGCAGGCCGGGATCGAGGGTGTGGTGTGCGGCAGCGCCCTCCATGACGGGCGCATCCGTCCGGCCGAGGCGCTAAGCCTCGTTGAAAGCTGCCCAATTCCCCTGGCATGA
- the parE gene encoding DNA topoisomerase IV subunit B has translation MSKKNSPQQATLFSETQASGYDAQDIEVLEGLEPVRRRPGMYIGGTDERALHHLPTEVLDNSMDEAVAGHADRITMHLSADGTLAIRDNGRGIPVDDHPKFPGRSALEVIMTMLHSGGKFSGRLYRTSGGLHGVGVSVVNALSEHMEVEIAREGVLWHQTYARGIPQGKIKKIGPAQPRQRGTCISFRPDPQIFGEEARFKPATLYRLARAKAYLSRRVTIAWSCDPELVADNPQVPAQALLHFPGGLRDELSEILGARPTLSAAPFAGEAEFPAEAGRVEWAVAWPEEGGGSCASFCNTIETPQGGTHEAGFRSALLRGLRAHAEMTGNRKAAAITGEEVFGDAVVLVSVFLRDPQFQGQTKEKLTSPEGARLVEAVVKDHFEHWLVEDRVGTAALLETLSARAEERLRRAQESRDTLRKSATRKLRLPGKLTDCTRQDAVGTEIFLVEGDSAGGSAKQARSRETQAVLPLRGKILNVASASTDKLRGNQELADLTLALGCGSGKSFSLAGLRYDRIVIMTDADVDGAHIAALLMTFFYREMLGLIETGHLYLAQPPLYRLTQGNKSAYARDDAHKEELLRTVFAGRGKVEIGRFKGLGEMLPAQLRETTMDPARRSLVRVMLAENDGNSPPNDERVRTEDLVESLMGRKPALRFKFIQENATFARDLDV, from the coding sequence ATGAGCAAAAAGAATTCCCCCCAGCAAGCGACGTTGTTTTCCGAAACTCAGGCTTCGGGATATGACGCCCAGGATATCGAGGTCCTCGAAGGCCTCGAACCCGTGCGCCGCCGTCCCGGCATGTATATCGGCGGCACGGACGAACGCGCCTTGCACCATCTGCCCACCGAAGTGCTGGATAACAGCATGGACGAGGCCGTGGCCGGCCATGCCGACCGCATCACCATGCATCTATCTGCCGATGGCACGCTGGCCATCCGCGATAACGGGCGCGGCATTCCGGTGGACGACCACCCCAAATTTCCTGGCCGCTCGGCGCTGGAAGTCATCATGACCATGCTGCATTCGGGCGGCAAATTCAGCGGAAGGCTCTATCGCACGTCGGGCGGCTTGCACGGTGTGGGCGTGTCGGTGGTGAACGCCCTGTCCGAGCATATGGAAGTCGAAATCGCGCGCGAGGGGGTGTTGTGGCACCAGACCTATGCGCGGGGCATTCCCCAAGGCAAGATCAAAAAGATCGGCCCGGCCCAACCGCGTCAGCGCGGCACCTGTATATCCTTTCGTCCCGATCCGCAGATTTTTGGCGAGGAGGCGCGGTTCAAGCCCGCCACCTTGTACCGTTTGGCGCGGGCCAAGGCCTATTTGTCGCGGCGCGTTACCATCGCTTGGTCTTGCGACCCAGAATTGGTGGCGGATAATCCGCAGGTCCCGGCACAAGCTTTGCTGCATTTCCCCGGCGGTTTGCGCGACGAATTGTCCGAAATTCTGGGCGCACGTCCCACTTTGTCCGCCGCGCCTTTTGCGGGCGAGGCCGAGTTTCCGGCCGAGGCCGGGCGGGTGGAATGGGCGGTGGCCTGGCCCGAAGAGGGCGGCGGCTCGTGCGCCTCTTTTTGCAATACCATCGAGACTCCTCAAGGCGGCACGCATGAGGCCGGATTCCGCAGCGCCTTGTTGCGCGGCCTGCGCGCCCATGCGGAGATGACCGGCAATCGCAAGGCGGCGGCCATCACGGGCGAGGAAGTCTTTGGTGACGCGGTGGTGTTGGTCTCGGTGTTCTTGCGCGACCCACAATTTCAGGGCCAGACCAAGGAAAAGCTGACCTCGCCCGAAGGAGCGCGCCTGGTCGAAGCGGTCGTGAAGGACCATTTCGAGCATTGGTTGGTCGAGGATCGCGTCGGCACGGCGGCCCTGCTTGAGACACTGTCGGCGCGGGCCGAGGAACGCTTGCGCCGCGCCCAGGAATCGCGCGATACGCTGCGCAAATCCGCCACGCGCAAATTGCGTTTGCCGGGCAAGCTGACCGATTGCACGCGCCAAGACGCCGTGGGAACGGAAATCTTTTTGGTCGAGGGCGACTCGGCGGGCGGCTCGGCCAAGCAGGCGCGTTCGCGCGAAACCCAAGCCGTGCTGCCTTTGCGCGGCAAGATATTGAACGTGGCCAGCGCATCGACCGATAAATTGCGCGGCAACCAGGAACTGGCCGATCTGACTTTGGCTTTGGGTTGCGGCAGCGGAAAGAGCTTCTCTCTGGCCGGTTTGCGCTATGACCGCATCGTCATCATGACCGATGCCGATGTCGATGGCGCGCATATCGCCGCGCTGTTGATGACGTTTTTCTATCGTGAAATGTTGGGGCTGATCGAAACGGGGCATTTGTATTTGGCTCAGCCGCCCTTGTATCGCCTGACCCAAGGCAACAAATCGGCCTATGCGCGTGACGATGCGCATAAGGAAGAATTGCTGCGCACCGTCTTTGCCGGTCGCGGCAAGGTCGAGATTGGCCGGTTCAAAGGCCTTGGCGAAATGTTGCCCGCGCAGTTGCGCGAAACCACCATGGACCCGGCGCGGCGCAGCCTGGTGCGCGTGATGTTGGCCGAGAATGACGGCAACTCCCCGCCCAATGACGAGCGCGTCCGCACCGAGGATCTGGTGGAAAGCCTGATGGGACGCAAACCGGCGTTGCGATTCAAGTTTATCCAAGAAAATGCCACTTTTGCACGCGATCTTGACGTATAG
- a CDS encoding cytochrome c, translating into MRNRALILAPALALGLLVVTTAPAGANGLTPSVHAPTTPVPPVAPQVHAPSAPHGAAETIKDPVAYRQGVMKEMGKAMGALGKGFKDDKATAADLLPHAEHLAALSHMPWDQAFPAGTAKGQAAMESKASSKIWTDKKAWQAEIKEFQESTAKLVTVLKSGDKAAAAKQMETIGKISKSSHGNFIQH; encoded by the coding sequence ATGCGCAACCGAGCTTTGATCCTGGCCCCCGCCTTGGCCTTGGGCCTATTGGTCGTGACGACCGCCCCTGCCGGGGCAAACGGTTTGACACCCTCCGTCCATGCGCCAACAACCCCGGTTCCTCCCGTAGCGCCACAGGTTCATGCTCCGTCCGCCCCTCATGGGGCCGCCGAGACGATCAAAGACCCCGTGGCCTATCGCCAAGGCGTCATGAAGGAGATGGGTAAGGCCATGGGCGCGCTGGGCAAAGGCTTTAAGGACGACAAGGCCACCGCCGCCGATCTACTGCCGCATGCCGAGCATCTGGCGGCGCTAAGCCACATGCCCTGGGATCAGGCCTTCCCCGCAGGCACGGCCAAAGGCCAAGCCGCGATGGAGAGTAAGGCTTCTTCGAAGATATGGACCGATAAAAAAGCTTGGCAGGCCGAGATCAAGGAGTTCCAAGAATCCACCGCCAAGCTGGTGACTGTGCTGAAGTCCGGCGACAAAGCCGCCGCTGCCAAGCAGATGGAGACGATCGGAAAGATCAGCAAATCCAGCCACGGCAATTTCATCCAGCATTAA
- a CDS encoding proline--tRNA ligase, translating to MRMSQFFLPTMKDHPSEAVAVSHQLMLRAGMINQHAAGLFTWLPLGNRVLRKIEALVRAGMDEAGAQEITMPILQPTEPWKQSGRWEAYGQEMLRMKDRQGRDLIFSPTNEEIVTDVFRAHAQSWRDMPCLLYQIQWKFRDELRPRFGVLRAREFLMKDAYSFDLDAVSAEQTYMKMMMAYMRIFARLGIRAIPMRADSGQIGGDCCHEMIVLAETGESGVFCDKAWQEFDTCASMPHDTGNTDALKSWFQNVTQLYAATEDKHDPRTCPVPDTQLLATRGIEVGHIFSFGTKYTVPMGLKLASREGDPIAPHGGAYGIGVSRLVGAVIEANHDAAGIVWPHQIAPFSVGIIQLRPGHADSNSVANALSQSLTQAGAEPLWDDREDSPGSKFATMDLIGLPWSITIGHHGLKSGTVDLKHRATGRKESVSAESAINTVLNDDIFAR from the coding sequence ATGAGAATGAGTCAATTCTTTCTACCGACGATGAAGGACCATCCTTCGGAAGCGGTGGCCGTTTCCCATCAACTGATGCTGCGCGCTGGGATGATCAATCAGCATGCAGCTGGCCTATTTACCTGGCTTCCCTTGGGTAACCGTGTTCTACGCAAGATCGAGGCGTTGGTCCGTGCCGGAATGGATGAGGCGGGTGCCCAGGAAATCACCATGCCGATCCTGCAGCCGACCGAGCCTTGGAAACAAAGCGGAAGATGGGAAGCCTATGGCCAGGAAATGCTACGCATGAAAGACCGGCAAGGCCGCGATCTGATCTTCAGCCCGACCAATGAAGAGATAGTGACCGATGTCTTTCGCGCGCATGCTCAATCATGGCGCGATATGCCTTGCTTGCTCTATCAGATTCAATGGAAATTCCGCGACGAACTGCGCCCTCGCTTTGGCGTATTGCGCGCGCGCGAATTCCTGATGAAGGACGCCTATTCCTTTGATCTGGACGCGGTGTCTGCTGAGCAGACCTATATGAAGATGATGATGGCCTATATGCGTATCTTTGCCAGGCTCGGTATTCGCGCCATTCCGATGCGAGCGGATAGCGGCCAGATTGGCGGCGATTGCTGCCATGAGATGATCGTGTTGGCTGAAACCGGTGAAAGCGGCGTGTTTTGCGACAAAGCATGGCAAGAATTCGACACATGCGCGTCGATGCCGCATGACACCGGGAATACGGACGCCCTCAAGAGCTGGTTTCAGAATGTGACGCAGCTTTATGCCGCCACCGAGGACAAGCATGATCCGCGCACATGTCCGGTGCCCGATACCCAGCTTTTGGCTACGCGCGGGATCGAAGTGGGACATATTTTTTCCTTTGGCACCAAATACACGGTGCCGATGGGCCTAAAACTGGCCTCTCGGGAAGGCGATCCCATCGCGCCGCATGGCGGGGCTTATGGCATCGGTGTCTCGCGCCTGGTGGGAGCGGTGATCGAGGCGAATCATGACGCGGCGGGCATCGTCTGGCCGCACCAGATTGCCCCTTTTTCCGTCGGCATCATCCAGTTGCGGCCCGGCCATGCCGATTCGAACTCAGTGGCCAATGCTCTATCTCAAAGCCTGACCCAGGCCGGTGCCGAACCGCTTTGGGACGACCGCGAGGACAGTCCGGGCAGCAAATTCGCCACCATGGACCTCATCGGTCTGCCTTGGAGCATCACCATCGGCCATCACGGCCTCAAGAGCGGCACCGTGGACCTCAAACACCGCGCCACGGGCCGGAAGGAAAGCGTGTCCGCCGAATCCGCCATCAACACGGTGCTGAATGACGACATCTTCGCGCGGTAA
- a CDS encoding MoxR family ATPase — protein sequence MTADEGKRWEIEAERVAARLVQARERIAEVIFGQERVIEQVLVTLLCGGHGLLVGLPGLAKTRLVETLATVFDLSARRLQCTPDLMPADILGSEILDEGEHGRRAFRFVHGPIFCQLLMADEINRASPRTQSALLQAMQEHEVSVAGQTYPLPAPFHVLATQNPIEQEGTYPLPEAQLDRFLMQIDVDYPDRDAERRMLLATTSVQVDAVANVFSADELLAAQRLVRALPIGEDVLEGILDVVRQARPSLTEIEDIRRHVSWGPGPRAAQALSLACRALALLQGRYSPSLDDVQALLRPVLQHRMALSFAARADGVVLEDVLSRLSEILD from the coding sequence ATGACGGCGGATGAAGGAAAGAGATGGGAGATTGAAGCCGAGCGGGTCGCGGCGCGGCTGGTTCAGGCGCGCGAACGAATTGCCGAGGTCATTTTCGGTCAAGAACGGGTGATCGAGCAGGTCCTGGTGACACTGCTATGCGGCGGGCACGGATTATTGGTCGGGTTGCCGGGCTTGGCCAAGACTCGGCTGGTCGAGACTTTGGCCACCGTGTTCGATCTGAGCGCGCGGCGTTTGCAATGCACGCCCGATCTGATGCCCGCCGATATTCTGGGGTCCGAGATTCTGGACGAGGGCGAACATGGCCGCCGCGCCTTTCGCTTTGTGCATGGCCCCATCTTTTGCCAATTACTGATGGCGGACGAGATTAACCGCGCCAGCCCGCGCACGCAGTCCGCCCTGTTGCAGGCTATGCAGGAACATGAGGTTAGCGTGGCGGGACAAACCTATCCCTTGCCCGCGCCGTTCCATGTGTTGGCGACGCAAAACCCGATTGAACAAGAAGGCACCTATCCCTTGCCCGAGGCGCAGTTGGACCGCTTCTTGATGCAGATCGACGTGGATTACCCTGACCGCGATGCCGAGCGGCGCATGTTGCTGGCAACCACCAGCGTTCAGGTGGACGCGGTGGCCAATGTGTTCTCTGCCGATGAATTGCTGGCGGCGCAGCGTCTGGTGCGCGCCCTGCCCATTGGCGAAGACGTGCTGGAAGGCATTTTAGACGTGGTGCGTCAGGCCCGTCCTTCCTTGACCGAGATCGAGGATATTCGCCGCCATGTCAGTTGGGGACCGGGGCCGCGCGCGGCTCAGGCCCTAAGCCTGGCGTGCCGCGCCTTGGCCTTGCTGCAAGGACGTTATTCGCCGTCGCTGGATGATGTGCAGGCTCTGTTGCGGCCTGTGCTGCAGCACCGCATGGCATTAAGCTTCGCCGCGCGCGCCGATGGCGTCGTGTTGGAAGACGTGCTGTCGAGGCTTTCCGAGATTCTGGACTAA
- a CDS encoding amino acid ABC transporter ATP-binding protein, whose amino-acid sequence MLTGHKLVRSYEGRRILDEVDVEIAPGQITTLIGPSGSGKTTLLRALSLIDPPDSGVVGWDETSLSFPFPKDAPLAPPWPYVTVVFQQLFLWPHLTLRENILLPARNVWEDQDALVVELENLGRSLDMAAYLDRFPNQASLGQRQRVALARAILLKPRYILMDEVTSALDVEQVHKILTYLPTLRERGIGVLLITHLLHFATHASDHILFLDGGRIQESGPPSILLEPQSPRLRQFLSIVEQVS is encoded by the coding sequence ATGTTGACCGGACACAAACTGGTTCGAAGCTATGAAGGTCGTCGCATCCTGGACGAGGTGGATGTTGAAATCGCGCCCGGCCAAATCACCACTCTGATCGGCCCCAGCGGATCGGGTAAGACGACCCTGCTTCGCGCCCTATCGCTGATCGATCCACCCGATTCGGGTGTGGTGGGCTGGGACGAAACATCCCTTTCCTTTCCCTTTCCAAAAGACGCGCCCTTAGCGCCGCCTTGGCCCTATGTGACCGTGGTGTTTCAACAGCTATTCCTGTGGCCGCATTTGACCTTGCGTGAAAACATCCTGCTGCCCGCGCGTAATGTGTGGGAGGACCAGGACGCCCTGGTTGTCGAGTTGGAAAATCTGGGCCGCTCGCTGGATATGGCGGCCTATCTGGACCGCTTTCCCAATCAGGCATCATTGGGCCAGCGTCAGCGCGTGGCCTTGGCGCGGGCTATTCTGCTCAAACCCCGCTATATCCTGATGGATGAGGTGACCTCGGCCTTGGATGTCGAGCAGGTTCATAAAATCCTGACCTATCTGCCCACATTGCGCGAGCGTGGCATCGGCGTGTTGTTGATTACCCATCTGCTGCATTTCGCCACACACGCTTCAGACCACATCCTGTTCTTGGATGGCGGACGCATTCAAGAATCCGGTCCGCCGTCTATTCTGTTGGAGCCGCAAAGTCCGCGCCTGCGGCAGTTCCTGTCGATTGTGGAACAGGTCAGTTAG
- a CDS encoding transporter substrate-binding domain-containing protein has protein sequence MRPMFASVLISAIVSTAIAFSAVNLGLSGQAQPVAAKAKESAHDRVIRTGTLRCGYALLPVLLERDPNTGAFSGVYHTLVQEVGRQTGLKIEWTEEVGFANAFDGLKSGRYDALCSPFTPTPGRARVAEFTMPFAALPYYMYSRADDRRFDRDYSKVNHPEVKVAFLEGEMAQTVQKEDFSNATGVSLTNMTDYSQVLLQVATGKADVAMTEPMVADLFIAKNPGKLQRVPGAPVRMEPFGLVVPVGESALKSLLNTTIETMIAVGFVEKTLAHAATGPELYFIQTPAWRSVSPR, from the coding sequence ATGCGTCCGATGTTCGCAAGCGTGTTGATCTCGGCCATCGTATCGACGGCCATCGCCTTTAGCGCGGTGAATTTGGGTTTATCCGGCCAGGCCCAACCTGTGGCGGCCAAGGCCAAGGAAAGCGCCCATGATCGCGTGATCCGCACCGGCACGTTGCGCTGCGGCTATGCCTTGCTGCCTGTGTTGTTAGAGAGGGATCCGAACACAGGCGCGTTCTCGGGTGTCTATCACACCCTTGTTCAGGAAGTAGGCCGCCAGACCGGGCTTAAGATCGAATGGACGGAAGAGGTGGGATTTGCCAACGCCTTCGACGGCTTAAAGTCGGGGCGTTACGACGCGTTATGCTCGCCCTTTACGCCTACGCCCGGACGCGCGCGGGTGGCCGAGTTCACCATGCCGTTTGCCGCGTTGCCCTATTACATGTACAGCCGCGCCGATGACCGCCGCTTTGACCGCGACTATTCCAAGGTCAATCACCCCGAGGTCAAGGTGGCCTTCTTGGAAGGCGAGATGGCGCAAACCGTGCAGAAAGAGGATTTCTCCAATGCCACGGGCGTATCCTTGACCAATATGACGGACTACTCGCAGGTATTGTTGCAAGTGGCCACCGGCAAAGCCGATGTCGCCATGACCGAGCCGATGGTGGCGGATCTGTTTATCGCCAAAAACCCCGGTAAGTTGCAGCGAGTGCCAGGGGCGCCCGTGCGTATGGAGCCGTTCGGCCTGGTCGTGCCTGTGGGTGAGTCGGCTTTGAAAAGCCTGCTGAACACCACCATCGAGACCATGATCGCCGTGGGTTTTGTGGAAAAGACTCTGGCGCATGCGGCCACGGGGCCTGAGCTATACTTTATCCAAACGCCCGCTTGGCGTTCGGTCAGCCCTCGCTAG
- a CDS encoding ABC transporter permease subunit — MMFSTVLDILWTYRQGFLNGLVVTLQMAAIIWGVGILGGAALGWLGAQHRMAIGLPSRAFSFLLSGVPILVFLFWLHYPLQAMLDVVVDPFITATLTFTIVNVFAVSDLVRGAINDFPRQYRISARVCGLTPSQIAFRIELPLLLREILPGLMMLQVAMLHTTLFASLISVEEIFRVAQRINASIYKPVEIYTALGMFFLAICLPINGIALWLKGRFTRDISEQ; from the coding sequence ATGATGTTCTCAACCGTCCTTGATATTTTGTGGACGTATCGCCAGGGGTTCTTGAACGGCCTGGTCGTGACGTTGCAGATGGCCGCGATCATCTGGGGCGTGGGCATATTGGGCGGGGCGGCGCTGGGCTGGCTGGGCGCGCAGCACCGCATGGCCATCGGCCTGCCGTCACGCGCGTTCTCGTTCCTGCTATCGGGCGTGCCGATCCTGGTATTCCTGTTTTGGCTGCATTATCCGTTGCAGGCCATGTTGGATGTGGTGGTCGATCCCTTCATCACCGCCACGCTGACATTCACCATCGTCAATGTGTTTGCCGTCAGCGACCTGGTGCGCGGCGCGATCAACGATTTCCCGCGCCAATACCGCATCTCTGCCCGAGTCTGCGGCCTGACGCCTTCGCAGATCGCCTTCCGCATCGAGCTGCCTTTGCTACTGCGTGAGATTCTGCCCGGATTGATGATGCTGCAAGTGGCCATGCTGCACACCACTCTGTTCGCCTCGCTGATTTCTGTGGAAGAGATTTTCCGCGTGGCGCAGCGCATCAACGCCAGCATCTACAAGCCGGTCGAGATTTATACCGCTCTGGGCATGTTCTTTCTGGCCATCTGCCTACCCATCAACGGCATCGCCCTTTGGCTGAAAGGCCGTTTTACTAGGGATATTTCTGAGCAATAG